In the Excalfactoria chinensis isolate bCotChi1 chromosome 18, bCotChi1.hap2, whole genome shotgun sequence genome, CTCAAAAGTGTGAACCTAGCATGATGTGTATTGTGCTTTCCTGTCCTAGATGTCGTGGTTTGGGTCGAAGCCATCTCCCAAAGGCAGTATCCGGCCCTCTATCTCGAGCCCAAGGACACTGTGGTCTTAAGGGATCCTGGAAACGGGCAGTCAGCATCTAGCCAcggttttttttctgtgaaaagaacACTGAACACCATTTCAGGTGTGTCTTAATCACTGTCATTGCAGTATTTTGTACAAGAACTTTGACACTGTTTACAAAAGTAATGCTGTGCAAGGAGAAACTTTCACTACAAACTGATACCTCTTGTGGGCTGGGATCAGGGACCTTTGTCTCAGCGGTCCCTCAATGGAAGTCAGCTCCTTGTGCTCACCAGACCTGGTATCTTGGCACCAAAGGGTAACGTTAACCTCACTAACATGGGTGCTGGCAGTTCAAGCTTCTAACAGGTGCATCTGTTGTGATGGTGATTCCAGCTTAAGGTAGGGAGTGTGAGGGTTGGATAACTCCAGGCACAGCGGAGCTTCCTTGTCTCATTGTGGAgagcagtgggaagaaaaatgttggcATTACTGTACTGAATTTTTGACAGTTTGAAACGACTTTCAAAGGACGGGAGCAGGAGCTTTAACCAAAAAAGGAATTGCCTTGCCTTGTTATACTGACATAACTAATAGTCTGCATCTTTTCATATCACTGTGTAATATAAGGTGCATATATCCTGGCCTGCAGTCTTGAAGGCTGCATGTTGATCGTGATTATTTAATTTGAGAGCACAACTTTAGAGTTGTCCgattttacttttcttaaagaaaaatactatttaaaatGGTCTTAATTATAGCACCTAATGACTCAGTCGCCTTTAAGATGAATCTGTCGGTCTGTACCGTAGGTTGTTAGCACTGGGAAGAAGGGATAGCAAAccattttaaatttttaaaactgaattccAGGTATTGTAAATGTACACTGCAAATAACTGCAAATAACTGCAAATactttttataaggaaaaagaaaaaaggggaaaaaaaaaggtatacataaatatatatatatatatacattgaAAGAGCGTGAATAATATCGGTACTAAGCACTTTGGGCTTTCTTCTTACAAGTCTGCTAGCAACAAAATTTCATAACCAATATCTTTTGTTGTGGCTTTGTGTAGTTCAGATACTGCTGCTTATAAACTGTTCTGAGCATGTAGTGGGCTGCTAACGGTGTCCTGACTACATGATAAAAGACCACGGCTTAGGAGGTTTTTGGTTTCGAGGGCAAAATTCAACTCTTAACAAATCCGTCTTGGTTCTGGCAGCTTGCTTCTGCCTTAAGAAAAGGGGACTGAGCTAACACAGATGGGAAACACAGTTTTGCCCTTCAGTTTTAACACCACCACAGAATCCAGCTGGGTATAGGAAGCAGCAATCAGGCTTACTTCTTGTAACTtgaatatatatctatatataagAAATATGATGAACAAGCTGCTATTCCGGTATTTCTCTGACAATGAGGTTTGTGTTACTAACAAAGGTTTTTATtaagtatattaaaataattaaaaaaattctagCTGTCCTGTAGTGGAGACGTGGTCACGTTCAGAGCTCTGACTTAGCTTTGCTGACAGGGGACATGAGTGACCTTGGTGGTGGTGGCAGGTGAGATACAGTGTTAGATTTACAGCATGGCAGCTGCTGTGAGAAGATGGAAGTATTTTACACGAGGTCAGTCACCAGAGCAGCAGACACGCTGCAGGTCTGTCCCCTTCTGGACTGGACCCATTTTTGTTAAGCAGCTGTACCCAAGATGTAGCTACTCACAGTAGCTGTTGCCTTGGCATGTTCCTTTTGAGAGCTAGGATCTACTTAAATACATTCAGTAAAATCAGCAGGACTCATATGCTAAAATTTGATCCATGGCTCTTAACCGTATGGAATAGGGAAGTTTATGGGAAGAGTAGAACTCTGATAGGAAAACAGAAGATCAAAAAGTAGATTTCTGTCCGTTGCTCCTGTGCAGAAACAAAGCGGGGCAGGATAACTGCCCTGGGCCTCAGGAGGGTCTTTCTTTAGAACGGCTCCTTGCCCTGCACTGCTTCTGTGTGACCGGAGGCCACGGGACAGGATTCTGCCAGgtctcactgctgcagcctgaatGACAGTTTCAGCTGCACCTGATTTGAACGGTTTCTGCTGTACAGTAATGAATGCAGTGCAGGCAGCCTGCAAGAAGTGATCCATTAACTTTAGATTATATATAGACTAACACAACCAGATTAGGATCCCAAAGCTCATTAACTTAACATAAACGAGTTGTCAAGTGTTGAATTTTCTTCAGGTATCAGAGCAAgaatggtgtgtgtgtgtatgtatatatgtacatatatattaaaaaaagctaATGCACTTTCCCTTGTATAAAAACAGTGGTATACACAATCCTTTCTATGGCTGttgaatttctttccttctatgCTGTAAATATGGATTGTATTATGAAACACTATGAAATTTGTGGTGCAATACATTTTGGATTAAAACTCTaatcttgatttctttctcGTTCTTTGTGGTCTTGCTTGTGCCCACTGGGCTGCTACGGCTATTTGGAGCAGTTGTAAAGCATTGAGGCAAAACTTACCTGTGTTAAGATTGTGTAGACATGAAATTAAGCCCTGTTTCTCAGGGAATGAGTCAGGGTGCTTCTGCCTCCTGAAATCATCTCTAgggacagctgctgcttgtgctctTAGCAGGTGCTAAATACAGACTGGCTGGATTACAGCCTCCCTTGGCAGCTGTGTCAGTTGGGGCAGACACAGCTGTGCCAAAAGGAAGCAGGGCCCAATGCAGAGCTCAGTTTGAAGACAAAGTTTGGAAGGAGTTGGAAACAAGTGCTCATGTAGAGGTGGGCACTTAATGCAGAAATGCCATTATTGAGGGCTTGATTTTTGATGCCATATCTAAGATTAAGCCAGAAATCAACAATTGACTTAACTTGTATGATCCAAGAACTTTATTGATGCAGCAGGCACTTTACAATGAAACCAACCCCAAAGTCCAACTGTCCTCTGaccatatatatacatacatgtacaAAATCATCTTTCTAATAAACACTTCTCCCATTCATAAACTGTCAGAATCTTGCAACTGTGAAGACCATAGCTCCCTCTTTAATAAGTAGCACAGACAGGATCTTGGATCACCACGCTTTGATAAAGCAGCATCTGAAAATACCTGCTCACTTTCAGTAGTAGGAGGCAGGAGTTTGCCCTCTCTCTGCCTTAAAGAAGCAAGCAGGAGAATGTCTTGGCTCCTGTATGTGATAGTCAGAGTATACAGGAATACCTTTACTCTTTTCCCACCTTTAAGGTTAAAAGCAGTCCAAGAGGAGGTTTCCATGGTATTTCAGTAGATTGGAATCTCTAATCAAGATGGACCAGCGTCACTTCAGCTACTTCCTTCTTCTGGGTCCAAAACCGATGGTTGTCTTTCTTCAAGTTAATAGTCTTTAAACAGTCTTTCTTGCTGTAAGAACTCTTACTATGGAACCTAGTCCACCTACTGCTAATGCCTGTGGGGTGGGAGAAGGAGACAAGATCAGTTCTACAGTCACACACGGCTCATGATGAAACCGTCATTGTTCTTaccagcctgcagggctggcagtggtTCTGCTGGTACGACTTGTGTGTTCTGTCACACAAAGCGCACACTGTATTGGTTAACTCCTAAGCAATGTTTTATGCTAATTGCTACAACCAGAGCATCCGTTCTCGAGTTGTTCCACCCCTCTGTACCTGTGCAGGTGCCTTCTGCACTGCTTATACCTTCAGCTTCCTGCAGTAATAAGTTCTACATTCAAACACTCCTTTGCCACATTTCAGCTCCTTGCCTGTTTACTGTCTTGGGCCACGAACTTGGGAGCTCTATGCCCCCTGTTCTCTGAACGTACAGATGAGTGCCTTCTGTGACCCAGTACATACACAGTACTTTGCAGTACATACACAGTGCTACCCTATAAACATGCTATAAATGTGAGAAGCAAGGAAATGAAGGGCGGACAAACCAGCTCATTGTAATACATCCCACCACACCTGAAGGTTAAAGTACATTCTCCAAAACCTTACGGACTGACTTGCATCTAGTGAAGGACACTGATGACGCAGAATGCCTTACGCCTCTTCTGTTCCTGaatgggggaaggaggaagggctTGGTCTGGTTTCATTTGCAtccttaatgaaaatgaaacatccTTCTAAAGTCTAGAAGGAGATGTATGTAAGTGAGGACTGCAAAGGAGCTGCTCAAAGCTTTAAGCAGCGTCCTGCCCACTGCAGAACTGCGGcttcctttgaaaacaaagaggaagagaTGCTTGCACGTGTCTGCATGTTCTGAGCAGTGATTTCTTTCCAGTCAGGGCAGTCTTGTGTAATGTTACATACTGGGAGTATCAACCTACGGTGACCCAAAGAGTCTCAATAGGAAGAACAACACAAAATGTCAAGCAGAAACATGCTCTGTCCTGTGCAATTTCCTCCCCCTCCTGCCTATTGATATTCTGCAAGGCTGGGGACAGCTGCCAGTAGCTGGAGTCACCATTGCACAACTTGTGTTTTAACTCATCACAAGGCAGCACGCCCTTTGTAACGACCAACCAGtcagctgtgagcacagcacagcccccccCCACTGCGACCCTTCCACAGAACTGCCACAAAGTGACAGTGAGGAACCAGAGCCTTTTCTGTGCCAACTAAACAGGTTTGCCATATCCTGGTAAGCTCGGCCGTGTTCATCACAGCATTTCACTGACAAAAAACGTCACATCTGAGCCATCCTGGGCACCCCGTGAGCCAAACTGACCTTTCAATCAATCAGTCACATCTccactcccagctgctgcttcttgctggGGTAACCACCAACAGACAGAAGGCGGAAAGCTTCCTGCAGCTGACACTGCCacacccacagcacccacagcacccacagcacccacagcacccacagcacccacagcacccacagcacccacagcacccacagcacccacagcacccacagcacccacagcacccacagcacccacagcacccacagcacccacagcacccacagcaccgCACCCATAGCACAGCACCGCACCCCTCCTGGCTGAGGGAAGCTCTGAAGTACCGGCAGAAACTTCCTACGCCCAACATCAAGAGGCCACAGGCCAAAGGCGGcgcccagcactgctcctctggGAGGATCACCCTCATCTCATCCAGGGGGCTCTCCTGAAAGCACTGACAGTGACAGGAGAGCCCAGCGCGAGCACTCACCTTTTCATGCCATTGGAGTAATATTGCACTGCTATTTTCTGTCGGCTTTTCAAATCCTTTATAAATATACTTCATTAACAAGTCAATGCCATTTCTGTCTAAGGAGTTCACCGCTTGTTCGATTTCACTGCTCTTAAAAGCCGTGAGGACTCTGAGCATGGTGCCCTGCGCCTGCTCCtgcacaggaaaggaaaaccgCGTTAGGATCAGCACAGCTCGGAGCAGCAGCTGCGCTGACGACGGTGGAGATGCTGCAGCCAAACAGGAGGAAGTTTTACACTTTAAGTTTCAGCAGTGAGAGGGCAGGAGGGAAAAGCAACTTGAATTGGCCTTCTCGGCATTCCGACCTCGGGGAGCCGCCCGAATTGCCCTGCAGACCGGCTGCGACAAACCTACAGCCCGAGAACAGCGTCCGGCTCCCGCAGCGCTACACGATCCCCTCGTTGCACTCCGGGACTTCGCTCCGCCATCGGGCGCTGCCGGGCTCGTTCCCGCACACCGCGGGCCGCTCCGGGCGCCCGGCAGCACGTGGCCGCCCCCGCACACAAACCGCACCGCCGTTCTTCGAGAGCGGACACCGAGACGCGGCGGAGCAACGACGGCCGGGGGGCGCCGCTCGTTACCGGCGCGTGTTGGGGCCGCGCTGGGGCCGCACTCACCTTCAGGGCCGCGCTGCGCGTCTGTGCGGGGGCGCTCCGCAGGGCCGCGTGGAGCGCGCGCAGCGCTTCGCCTCTGCGGAGCGAGTCAAGGAGAAACGGCGGCACCGGGAGCCCCGGAACGGAGCGacgcggggagggggggggggaggagggcgCCCCGCCGCGGGGACCCGAAGTGCGGCCGAGGAACGGCAGCGGTGCGGGACGGGACCGGGCGGCGTGCGGAGGGCGGCACCGGGCAGCCGCAGGCCGCGCTCCCGGCCCGGAAACGCCCGCCGGCACGAAGGATACTGCCTCAGCAGCGCCTCCACCTCGGGGCTCGTGTCGGGctcggccgccgccgcctcctcggGCTCCTCCACGAAGCGGTTCTCGTCGTACTGATCGATGTCGAGGCGGCGGAAGCGGGACGGGATCGTGCTCCGCGCCATGCCGTCGGAACCGGAACCTCCCCGGCGCTCCGCCCCACCGGAACCGGAAGCGCAgagcccgccccgccccgcccggaGCGATTAGACGGGTTGCGGAGCGCGCCCCcacccggcccggcccgcccggCGGAACGGAGAGCGACACGGCACTGAAAAATCATCAGGAGTCCTTTAATGTACAAAGTGAGGCGGCACGTCGGGCGGCACCAACGGCCCCGCGCGGCCGGGCCCGGCTGGGAACTTTGCTGCTGAAATCTCTTAAAATCTACCGGAAACGAAAAAAAGCTGCACGGCGCCCCGGGACCGGCCGCCGCCACGACACGGCGCGGTCAGCACGGCCCGCGGCGCTCGGAAGGCCGGAGGGCGGTGCGGCTTCGCCCAAAGGGATCCattggaaggggggggggaaggaaatggCTCCAGGCAGCGCAATGCACAATAAATTTAGATAAGTTAAGGATACAAAAGGCAGGAGGCggcatttcagcagcaaagtGCTCAATAAAAAGTATATTGTCGGGGGGCTGAAGGAGGGAcggagcagcaggcaggggcGGCTCAGAGGAAGTACGGGGTGGTTGTCCGGGGAGGGATCACCCGCTCTGAGTCTGGGACCGCGCGGAATAGCTTTGGTTCTCTTGTATTTACGTCTTTAAAGACCATGATCGAAGCAATGTTTCCGCAGCGATAGCAGTAATTGGGAGCAGACCACACCGTTACCAATTTCTCATCAAACATGAATTTATAGCCTTCGTGAACCAGCTGATGTGCTCTGCAGATGAGTTTCAGGTTGTTGATGTGgacaaactgcaaagaaaaacgGCGTGTCAGAACTCTGTGAGTGgccacacagcagctcctgcccagcagagctcctgcagcgCCGCCTGGGCTCAGCTCTGGGCTCAGCAGCGCTGACAGCACCGACCCACCCGGGAGGTTTTCCCAAGAGCTCTGAGAGGCGCAGGCTGTGCTCAGGACTCTCCCTGTGCTCAGGACTCtccctgtgctcccagcacagctctgcagcccccagccgTGTGTGCCCAgcaccccagcagcacccacagagcTGGGACTGAGCTGATGGTGCTGGGAGCAAACCTCTGAGAGCACAAAGAGGGCACCTGTGGGCTCTGAAACCTGAGCAGTGAGAAATACTCCTGCCTGTGACAGCCGTGGTGCCCAGGCCTGCACTGCCCACACCTTTCAATCCCTCCTGAATATGCTGCAGAGGACCACAGGGAACAACGCACAGCATGAGGCAGGAATTCATCTTAGGGCCGGTTCAGCAGCCAGGGAAGTTCAGTGTGTCTTAGCCTCAAGAAGCCTGCTTACTATGTTGCAAAGTAACAAGAATTAAGTCAAAGATagtatttcttcttccaaatCATGAGAAAAGTATTCTACGCAAAGCCTAGTAATTCTAGTTAGTCTCACTGCATTGCACTTTTTAAATGCAAGGCGTGCATTATCTCACTTGGCACTTTTTGAAGGGACAACAGTAAGTCATGAGAAAACTTCCTTCACCTCCACACCGACCCTCAGCCCCCTTACAAGGGAAGTTCCTTAATGCACTCACCACTACAGTAAAGCTGAACACTTCATCTCACACCTGCAGTTATGGAGTGCAGCACAGGACGCCATCCTTACCTCATTTGTCACCTTAGCACCAAACAGCCAACCCGCTCCTCGCGGGCTGATGGCCCACGTATCTACATCTTCCGGATCAGACCAAACCAGGTCACAGAAGGCGCCTTTATGAGGAATTTCTTGATTACGTTCAATGGTTCGAATCTGATCGAGTGTCTTGATGTCCGGAGACAAGCCACCGTGCACACACAGAATCTGCTCATCTATTAGCtggagagaagaagaaacacGAAAAACACTCAGTATTCCAACCAAACCAGGAACCTCTCCAGCACCACCCACAGAGGCATTAAATTCTACAAGTTATATTTAGACAATCTACTTGTATCTTTTTTAGCGAGGTGTTTACACTTACAGCTGCTATTGTGAGCATGTCAAAGACTTTGGTACAGTATCTCCAAGCATTAGCATTTCCGTATTTGGTTTGGCACTCATCTGTGAAA is a window encoding:
- the ARPC5L gene encoding actin-related protein 2/3 complex subunit 5-like protein, with product MARSTIPSRFRRLDIDQYDENRFVEEPEEAAAAEPDTSPEVEALLRQGEALRALHAALRSAPAQTRSAALKEQAQGTMLRVLTAFKSSEIEQAVNSLDRNGIDLLMKYIYKGFEKPTENSSAILLQWHEKALAVGGLGSIVRVLTARKTV
- the PPP6C gene encoding serine/threonine-protein phosphatase 6 catalytic subunit — translated: MAPLDLDKYVEIARLCKYLPENDLKRLCDYVCDLLLEESNVQPVSTPVTVCGDIHGQFYDLCELFRTGGQVPDTNYIFMGDFVDRGYYSLETFTYLLALKAKWPDRITLLRGNHESRQITQVYGFYDECQTKYGNANAWRYCTKVFDMLTIAALIDEQILCVHGGLSPDIKTLDQIRTIERNQEIPHKGAFCDLVWSDPEDVDTWAISPRGAGWLFGAKVTNEFVHINNLKLICRAHQLVHEGYKFMFDEKLVTVWSAPNYCYRCGNIASIMVFKDVNTREPKLFRAVPDSERVIPPRTTTPYFL